The stretch of DNA ATTTCACCGCGAATTCCGAGAGCGTCTCCCGCCCCTTCTTCGGGTTCCCGCCTTTCACCTGTCCCACGGCGACCTCGTACATCTCCTCCGGGCCCTTCCACTCCCGCGGGCTCTCCGCGGCGGGCGCCGCGGTCGCGGCGGACGGCGCCGCCGGAGCGGGCGCCGCGGCCTGGGCGGCGGCGAGCTTGGCGATCCGCTCCTCGAGGGCCGCCATTCGCTTCTCGATCTCTTTCATCCGGTCGGCGTTCCCCCGGACCTCCTGCAACGCCTGCTCCTGCGCGTCCACCCGGGCGGCGATCCGCTGCGTCTCGGCCCGCCCCTCGTCCATCCGGGTGGTGGCGGCCAGTTGATCCGACCGCACCTTGTCGAAATCGCTGTTCATGTCTGCGAAGTTCTTCCGGAGAGACTGGATATCGCCCGCGTCGGCGCGTTCCGCCGCGAGAAGGGGTGCGGGCGGGGGCGCCGTCTTGAGCACCGCCATCTCCTTCTTCAGCCCCAACATCTCGTCCTGGAGCCGCGTGAAGGAGCCGGTGTCCACGACCGCGCACCCCGCCAGGAAGGCGGCGAATGCCCCGATCAGCGGGAATACGACCGCGTTTCGCGCCACCCGGTTCATATTATTTCAGGACGAAGTGCGCGCGGCGGTTCTTCGCCCACGCCTCCTCGTTGTGGCCCGGATCCAGCGGCTTTTCCTTGCCGAAGCTGACCGTGGAGAGATTCGACTTCGGTACGCCGAGGGAGGCGAGGTAGGTCATCACTGCCGTCGCGCGGCGTTCCCCCAGCGCCATGTTGTATTCCGAGGTGCCGCGCTCGTCGCAGTGGCCCTCGATCAGGAGCTTCGCGCCGGAGTTCTTCTTCAGGAAGTCGGCCACGACCTGGCACGTCTTGCGGCCCTCGGGCTTCACCTCGGACTTGTCGAAGTCGAAACGGACGTCGTCGAACTGCGAAGGCTTCTCTTCCGTGACCGCGACCCCGGGGGCCGCCATCGCCGTCGATTGCCCCGCGGAAGTGCCGCCCGCGGAAGCCGACGGCGTCCCTGTCGACGGAGATTCCTTGATCTCGCCCGCGCCCGGCGCGGGTGCGGCCTGGGACTGGGTCGAGCCCGCCGCGCCCGGTCCACCCGCGGTGCCGTCAGACTTCACCGTCTGCTTCTTGGCGCATCCCGCCGCCAC from bacterium encodes:
- the ybgF gene encoding tol-pal system protein YbgF, whose protein sequence is MARNAVVFPLIGAFAAFLAGCAVVDTGSFTRLQDEMLGLKKEMAVLKTAPPPAPLLAAERADAGDIQSLRKNFADMNSDFDKVRSDQLAATTRMDEGRAETQRIAARVDAQEQALQEVRGNADRMKEIEKRMAALEERIAKLAAAQAAAPAPAAPSAATAAPAAESPREWKGPEEMYEVAVGQVKGGNPKKGRETLSEFAVKYPGHKLIPNTLYWKGEAFYAEKDYENAILAFQDVVDKYPGGEKAPDAMYKQGLAFLSLKDAKNARILLDLVQKKYPKSKAAEMAKKKLKELR
- the pal gene encoding peptidoglycan-associated lipoprotein Pal, coding for MKRSFPWKRAALALFISALVAAGCAKKQTVKSDGTAGGPGAAGSTQSQAAPAPGAGEIKESPSTGTPSASAGGTSAGQSTAMAAPGVAVTEEKPSQFDDVRFDFDKSEVKPEGRKTCQVVADFLKKNSGAKLLIEGHCDERGTSEYNMALGERRATAVMTYLASLGVPKSNLSTVSFGKEKPLDPGHNEEAWAKNRRAHFVLK